The Longimicrobiales bacterium genome includes a region encoding these proteins:
- a CDS encoding SEC-C metal-binding domain-containing protein, which yields MTLYEAITQPYLWADSHALIVLAAAVLIPTFGTGAAWIGRGGKTDKDGLFIANALFGFSLFVFSLSSVGAFVATSMLELDLFEGNFLVMVSPLVCLVFTAFGVLRVFPLSRLWSTQVIVDITAVVLACWAISWFMGKFGGWYTRAGGAAPAFGPDPRRLGTNRGGAVEKKPVQVDQGPGGNDACPCGSGKKYNKCHGR from the coding sequence TTGACGCTCTACGAGGCCATCACACAGCCGTATCTTTGGGCAGACAGCCACGCGCTGATCGTGCTCGCGGCGGCGGTCCTCATTCCGACCTTCGGAACCGGTGCCGCGTGGATCGGTCGCGGAGGCAAAACCGACAAGGACGGCCTCTTCATTGCTAACGCGCTCTTCGGTTTCTCGCTCTTCGTCTTCTCGCTGTCGTCCGTCGGTGCGTTTGTCGCCACGTCGATGCTTGAACTGGACCTCTTCGAGGGCAACTTCCTCGTGATGGTTTCGCCACTCGTCTGCCTGGTGTTCACGGCGTTTGGCGTTTTGCGGGTCTTTCCGTTGTCGCGACTGTGGAGCACCCAAGTTATTGTCGACATTACCGCGGTTGTACTCGCCTGCTGGGCCATCTCTTGGTTCATGGGGAAGTTCGGCGGCTGGTACACTCGTGCGGGTGGGGCTGCCCCAGCGTTCGGGCCGGATCCGCGGCGATTGGGGACTAATCGAGGAGGCGCGGTCGAGAAGAAACCGGTGCAGGTCGATCAGGGGCCTGGCGGGAATGACGCCTGCCCGTGCGGGTCTGGGAAGAAGTACAACAAATGCCATGGACGGTGA